Proteins co-encoded in one Cuculus canorus isolate bCucCan1 chromosome 22, bCucCan1.pri, whole genome shotgun sequence genomic window:
- the FABP3 gene encoding fatty acid-binding protein, heart: MADAFAGTWKLVDSANFDEYMKALGVGFATRQVAGLTKPTTIIEVQGDKITVKTQSTFKNTEISFKLGEEFDETTADDRHVKSVVTLDGGKLIHVQKWEGKETSLVRELKDGKLVLTLTMGNVTSTRTYEKAT, encoded by the exons ATGGCTGACGCCTTCGCGGGCACCTGGAAGCTGGTGGATTCGGCCAATTTCGATGAGTACATGAAGGCGTTGG GCGTGGGCTTCGCCACCCGGCAAGTGGCCGGGCTCACCAAACCCACCACCATCATCGAGGTGCAGGGCGACAAGATCACCGTGAAGACCCAAAGCACCTTCAAGAACACGGAAATCAGTTTCAAGCTGGGCGAGGAGTTTGACGAGACCACGGCGGACGACAGGCACGTCAAG TCTGTGGTCACACTGGATGGAGGCAAACTCATCCACGTGCAGaagtgggaggggaaggagacGTCACTGGTCCGGGAGCTGAAGGATGGGAAATTAGTTCTG ACTCTCACCATGGGCAACGTCACCTCCACCCGCACCTACGAGAAGGCGACATAG
- the LOC104062483 gene encoding cAMP-dependent protein kinase inhibitor alpha-like: protein MTEVEPVLDFASSGRTGRRNALPDILGSPAGVSPSDLPLKLAEMSLNAGSAQEMQSPSAEVPPPQPPSPELKDTS, encoded by the exons ATGACCGAGGTGGAACCCGTGCTGGACTTTGCATCCTCGGGGAGAACAGGTCGGCGTAATGCCCTGCCTGACATCCTGGGCTCTCCAGCTGGCGTCAGCCCCTCTGACCTGCCCCTCAAGCTGGCTGAGATGTCCCTGAATGCAG GCAGCGCGCAGGAGATGCAGTCGCCCTCGGCGGAGGTGCCCCCTccgcagccccccagccccgagCTGAAGGACACATCCTAA